Proteins encoded in a region of the Macaca mulatta isolate MMU2019108-1 chromosome X, T2T-MMU8v2.0, whole genome shotgun sequence genome:
- the LOC709251 gene encoding putative protein SSX9 isoform X3, which yields MNGDDAFARRPRVGAQIPEKIQKAFDDIAKYFPKKEWEKMKTSEKIIYVYKKRKYEAMNKLGFKATLPPFMRNTVAADFQGNDSDNDCNRRDQVERPQMTFGRLQGIFPKIMPEKPAEEGNDSKEVPGPSGPQNDGKQPCPLGKPSTSKKINKRSGNREAQEKEERWGTAHRWSSQNTHNIGPKRGKHAWTHRLRERKQLVIYEEISDPEEDDE from the exons ATGAATGGAGATGATGCCTTTGCAAGGAGACCTAGGGTTGGTGCTCAAATACCAGAGAAGATACAAAAG gcCTTCGATGATATTGCCAAATACTTCCCTAAGAAAGAGTGGGAAAAGATGAAAACCTCAGAGAAAATCATCTATGTGTATAAGAAGAGAAAGTATGAGGCCATGAATAAACTAG gtttcaaggccaccctcccacctttcatGCGTAATACAGTGGCCGCAGACTTCCAGGGGAATGATTCTGATAATGACTGTAACCGCAGGGATCAGG TTGAACGTCCTCAGATGACTTTCGGCAGGCTCCAGGGAATCTTCCCAAAG ATCATGCCCGAGAAGCCAGCAGAGGAAGGAAATGATTCGAAGGAAGTGCCAGGACCATCTGGCCCACAGAACGATGGGAAACAGCCGTGCCCACTGGGAAAACCAAGTACCTCTAAGAAGATTAACAAGAGATCTG gaaatagggaggcccaagagaaggaggagagatgGGGAACAGCTCAtcggtggagcagtcagaacacacacaacattg GACCCAAAAGGGGGAAACATGCCTGGACCCACAGACTGCGTGAGAGAAAGCAGCTGGTGATTTATGAAGAGATCAGCGACCCTGAGGAAGATGACGAGTAA
- the LOC709251 gene encoding putative protein SSX9 isoform X1 encodes MNGDDAFARRPRVGAQIPEKIQKHPWRQVCDSALYLVTLIPFYKVGREPASSIKALLCGRGEARAFDDIAKYFPKKEWEKMKTSEKIIYVYKKRKYEAMNKLGFKATLPPFMRNTVAADFQGNDSDNDCNRRDQVERPQMTFGRLQGIFPKIMPEKPAEEGNDSKEVPGPSGPQNDGKQPCPLGKPSTSKKINKRSGPKRGKHAWTHRLRERKQLVIYEEISDPEEDDE; translated from the exons ATGAATGGAGATGATGCCTTTGCAAGGAGACCTAGGGTTGGTGCTCAAATACCAGAGAAGATACAAAAG CATCCCTGGAGACAAGTCTGTGACAGTGCACTCTATTTGGTGACTCTTATTCCATTCTACAAGGTGGGACGAGAGCCAGCCAGCAGCATTAAAGCTCTACTGTGTGGCAGGGGAGAAGCTAGG gcCTTCGATGATATTGCCAAATACTTCCCTAAGAAAGAGTGGGAAAAGATGAAAACCTCAGAGAAAATCATCTATGTGTATAAGAAGAGAAAGTATGAGGCCATGAATAAACTAG gtttcaaggccaccctcccacctttcatGCGTAATACAGTGGCCGCAGACTTCCAGGGGAATGATTCTGATAATGACTGTAACCGCAGGGATCAGG TTGAACGTCCTCAGATGACTTTCGGCAGGCTCCAGGGAATCTTCCCAAAG ATCATGCCCGAGAAGCCAGCAGAGGAAGGAAATGATTCGAAGGAAGTGCCAGGACCATCTGGCCCACAGAACGATGGGAAACAGCCGTGCCCACTGGGAAAACCAAGTACCTCTAAGAAGATTAACAAGAGATCTG GACCCAAAAGGGGGAAACATGCCTGGACCCACAGACTGCGTGAGAGAAAGCAGCTGGTGATTTATGAAGAGATCAGCGACCCTGAGGAAGATGACGAGTAA
- the LOC709251 gene encoding putative protein SSX9 isoform X4, with protein MNGDDAFARRPRVGAQIPEKIQKAFDDIAKYFPKKEWEKMKTSEKIIYVYKKRKYEAMNKLGFKATLPPFMRNTVAADFQGNDSDNDCNRRDQVERPQMTFGRLQGIFPKIMPEKPAEEGNDSKEVPGPSGPQNDGKQPCPLGKPSTSKKINKRSGPKRGKHAWTHRLRERKQLVIYEEISDPEEDDE; from the exons ATGAATGGAGATGATGCCTTTGCAAGGAGACCTAGGGTTGGTGCTCAAATACCAGAGAAGATACAAAAG gcCTTCGATGATATTGCCAAATACTTCCCTAAGAAAGAGTGGGAAAAGATGAAAACCTCAGAGAAAATCATCTATGTGTATAAGAAGAGAAAGTATGAGGCCATGAATAAACTAG gtttcaaggccaccctcccacctttcatGCGTAATACAGTGGCCGCAGACTTCCAGGGGAATGATTCTGATAATGACTGTAACCGCAGGGATCAGG TTGAACGTCCTCAGATGACTTTCGGCAGGCTCCAGGGAATCTTCCCAAAG ATCATGCCCGAGAAGCCAGCAGAGGAAGGAAATGATTCGAAGGAAGTGCCAGGACCATCTGGCCCACAGAACGATGGGAAACAGCCGTGCCCACTGGGAAAACCAAGTACCTCTAAGAAGATTAACAAGAGATCTG GACCCAAAAGGGGGAAACATGCCTGGACCCACAGACTGCGTGAGAGAAAGCAGCTGGTGATTTATGAAGAGATCAGCGACCCTGAGGAAGATGACGAGTAA
- the LOC709251 gene encoding protein SSX5-like isoform X5: MNGDDAFARRPRVGAQIPEKIQKAFDDIAKYFPKKEWEKMKTSEKIIYVYKKRKYEAMNKLGFKATLPPFMRNTVAADFQGNDSDNDCNRRDQVERPQMTFGRLQGIFPKDPKGGNMPGPTDCVRESSW; encoded by the exons ATGAATGGAGATGATGCCTTTGCAAGGAGACCTAGGGTTGGTGCTCAAATACCAGAGAAGATACAAAAG gcCTTCGATGATATTGCCAAATACTTCCCTAAGAAAGAGTGGGAAAAGATGAAAACCTCAGAGAAAATCATCTATGTGTATAAGAAGAGAAAGTATGAGGCCATGAATAAACTAG gtttcaaggccaccctcccacctttcatGCGTAATACAGTGGCCGCAGACTTCCAGGGGAATGATTCTGATAATGACTGTAACCGCAGGGATCAGG TTGAACGTCCTCAGATGACTTTCGGCAGGCTCCAGGGAATCTTCCCAAAG GACCCAAAAGGGGGAAACATGCCTGGACCCACAGACTGCGTGAGAGAAAGCAGCTGGTGA
- the LOC709251 gene encoding putative protein SSX9 isoform X2: protein MNGDDAFARRPRVGAQIPEKIQKAFDDIAKYFPKKEWEKMKTSEKIIYVYKKRKYEAMNKLGFKATLPPFMRNTVAADFQGNDSDNDCNRRDQVERPQMTFGRLQGIFPKIMPEKPAEEGNDSKEVPGPSGPQNDGKQPCPLGKPSTSKKINKRSGNREAQEKEERWGTAHRWSSQNTHNIGRLSLSSSMGAVPGTPETITQNRDPKGGNMPGPTDCVRESSW, encoded by the exons ATGAATGGAGATGATGCCTTTGCAAGGAGACCTAGGGTTGGTGCTCAAATACCAGAGAAGATACAAAAG gcCTTCGATGATATTGCCAAATACTTCCCTAAGAAAGAGTGGGAAAAGATGAAAACCTCAGAGAAAATCATCTATGTGTATAAGAAGAGAAAGTATGAGGCCATGAATAAACTAG gtttcaaggccaccctcccacctttcatGCGTAATACAGTGGCCGCAGACTTCCAGGGGAATGATTCTGATAATGACTGTAACCGCAGGGATCAGG TTGAACGTCCTCAGATGACTTTCGGCAGGCTCCAGGGAATCTTCCCAAAG ATCATGCCCGAGAAGCCAGCAGAGGAAGGAAATGATTCGAAGGAAGTGCCAGGACCATCTGGCCCACAGAACGATGGGAAACAGCCGTGCCCACTGGGAAAACCAAGTACCTCTAAGAAGATTAACAAGAGATCTG gaaatagggaggcccaagagaaggaggagagatgGGGAACAGCTCAtcggtggagcagtcagaacacacacaacattggTCGATTAAGTTTGTCATCTTCTATGGGTGCAGTTCCTGGTACCCCCGAAACAATAACACAGaacagg GACCCAAAAGGGGGAAACATGCCTGGACCCACAGACTGCGTGAGAGAAAGCAGCTGGTGA